The following are from one region of the Bradyrhizobium sediminis genome:
- a CDS encoding DUF3775 domain-containing protein: MRKKSVRTESPADDGAQVLTISPEKVCFIIFKAKEYDAKDEVTEIDPGSNPSDDKDVSVLEDHEDDPVVEELTSLINSLSEDEQIDLVTLAWLGRDDYSASDWPAVREEAARARNQRTAEYLLGMPLVGDFLEEGLSMLGYSCEEFEIERL; encoded by the coding sequence ATGCGGAAAAAATCGGTACGGACCGAAAGTCCAGCGGATGACGGCGCACAAGTGCTGACGATCTCTCCTGAAAAGGTCTGCTTCATCATCTTCAAGGCCAAGGAATATGACGCCAAGGATGAAGTGACGGAGATTGATCCTGGATCAAATCCGTCCGACGACAAGGACGTCTCAGTTCTCGAGGACCACGAAGACGATCCTGTCGTGGAGGAGCTTACGTCGTTAATCAATTCACTGTCCGAAGACGAGCAGATCGATCTCGTGACATTGGCATGGCTGGGGCGGGATGATTATTCCGCCAGCGACTGGCCGGCGGTGCGCGAAGAGGCGGCGCGTGCGCGTAATCAACGGACGGCCGAATACCTTCTCGGCATGCCCCTTGTCGGCGACTTCCTGGAAGAAGGTCTTTCGATGCTTGGCTATTCCTGCGAGGAGTTCGAAATCGAGCGTCTTTAG
- a CDS encoding CheR family methyltransferase produces MNDKDCTAFLQWALPQLELRWPGFRKVRRQVCKRLRQRMRDLGLHSYLAYRARLEDDPSEWRVFDECCHITISRFFRDRGIFEAVRRRLLPDIAARARFEGRGAQLWSAGCASGEEPYTLKMLWDFEVATAYPCVSLSIVASDVDQAMLARAREGCFEPTSLHELPQTLIEQGFDRLDSRYCVKPEHREGIEFLDQDLRTETPEGLFDLILCRYVAFTYFAVPLQRKVLANMLKRLRPQGWLVIGTHEQLPTDVPELAALDSVPQIFQKRAVSA; encoded by the coding sequence GTGAACGACAAGGATTGCACAGCGTTCCTTCAATGGGCGTTGCCGCAACTTGAGCTGCGCTGGCCCGGCTTCCGAAAGGTCCGGCGCCAGGTGTGCAAACGCCTAAGGCAGCGGATGCGCGATCTTGGCCTGCATAGCTATTTAGCTTATCGTGCGCGCCTCGAAGATGATCCATCGGAATGGCGTGTTTTTGATGAATGCTGCCACATCACTATTTCACGGTTCTTTCGTGACAGAGGCATATTCGAAGCCGTGCGCAGGCGCCTGCTGCCCGATATCGCTGCGCGAGCCAGGTTCGAAGGGCGCGGCGCGCAACTCTGGTCGGCCGGATGTGCCTCGGGCGAAGAACCTTACACCTTGAAGATGCTCTGGGATTTCGAGGTTGCAACCGCATATCCATGCGTTTCGCTGTCGATCGTCGCCTCGGATGTCGACCAAGCAATGCTTGCACGCGCCCGTGAAGGCTGTTTTGAGCCGACGAGCCTGCACGAACTGCCGCAGACGCTGATCGAACAGGGCTTTGACCGGCTGGACTCTCGCTACTGCGTCAAGCCGGAGCATCGCGAGGGGATCGAGTTTCTTGATCAGGATCTCCGGACGGAGACGCCGGAAGGCCTCTTCGACCTCATCCTCTGCCGATATGTCGCCTTTACCTATTTTGCTGTGCCGCTCCAGCGTAAAGTCCTGGCGAACATGCTGAAACGGCTCCGGCCTCAGGGCTGGTTGGTGATCGGAACCCACGAGCAATTGCCGACCGATGTTCCCGAGCTGGCTGCGCTCGATAGCGTTCCGCAAATCTTCCAGAAAAGAGCAGTATCTGCCTAG
- a CDS encoding alpha/beta fold hydrolase has translation MVALVAQSIPIDAALDACWFQFGVADILRRAQGHAFGAFGLNPNECPYQVIASGPFWRLRDYTKHDTAQSLLIVAAPIKRPYIWDLAPTASAIRFCLGQDLHVHLLEWLPASRTTGNNGLTEYTEAISDCVAKISGESAGVKPFLIGHSLGGTLAAIFGALAPTSIRGLLLLGAPLCFRPTTSRFRDGLVALVPSGLTEAEPCPGSLLSHVSALASPDTFIWSRLTDAAFSITDSHAMEIHTRVERWALDEVPLPGKLVHQIIEWLYRENLFCQGALRIGGTLVGPQGVSVPTLAIINTADDVAPLDSVKPFIDAMPTSDVRIIEYPGEIGVGLQHLGILIGREAHAQVWPDIASWINSHR, from the coding sequence ATGGTGGCTTTGGTGGCCCAGAGCATTCCGATCGATGCGGCACTGGACGCCTGCTGGTTTCAGTTCGGTGTCGCCGACATCCTGCGGCGCGCACAAGGGCATGCATTCGGAGCGTTTGGTCTGAACCCGAACGAATGTCCCTATCAGGTCATTGCCTCGGGTCCATTTTGGCGCCTTCGCGACTACACCAAACACGATACGGCACAATCCCTGCTTATTGTTGCGGCTCCAATCAAGCGCCCATACATTTGGGACCTTGCTCCCACGGCGAGCGCGATCCGCTTCTGTCTGGGACAGGATTTGCATGTGCACCTCCTGGAATGGCTGCCGGCCTCTCGAACGACGGGCAACAATGGCCTCACAGAATACACGGAGGCCATCAGCGATTGCGTCGCGAAGATCTCAGGCGAAAGCGCGGGCGTAAAGCCGTTTCTGATCGGTCATTCTCTTGGTGGCACCCTGGCAGCCATATTCGGCGCCCTGGCGCCTACCTCCATCCGCGGTCTTCTGCTGCTTGGTGCACCGCTATGCTTCCGGCCGACAACGAGCCGTTTCCGCGATGGGCTGGTCGCCCTGGTGCCGTCGGGTCTGACCGAAGCGGAGCCGTGTCCGGGCTCGCTTCTGTCTCACGTGAGCGCCCTCGCATCACCCGACACGTTCATATGGTCAAGGCTGACGGACGCAGCATTCAGCATCACCGACAGTCACGCAATGGAAATTCATACACGGGTCGAGCGTTGGGCTCTCGACGAGGTTCCCCTTCCGGGCAAATTGGTCCATCAAATCATCGAGTGGCTCTATCGCGAGAACCTGTTCTGCCAAGGCGCTCTAAGGATTGGCGGCACCTTGGTCGGTCCACAAGGCGTGTCGGTGCCCACGCTTGCAATTATCAACACGGCGGACGATGTCGCACCTCTCGACTCGGTCAAGCCCTTTATAGATGCAATGCCCACGAGCGATGTTCGCATCATCGAATATCCCGGCGAGATCGGCGTCGGCTTGCAGCACCTCGGGATCCTGATCGGGCGTGAGGCGCACGCCCAGGTGTGGCCGGACATCGCCTCCTGGATCAATTCGCACCGCTGA
- the amrS gene encoding AmmeMemoRadiSam system radical SAM enzyme, which yields MQVQVEPYVGQWHGAEYRYVKLRDCEGGDGRGDVMAKSFDSYPVQYWHKLDDGRIQCDLCPRFCRLHEDQRAFCFVRARQGDQMVLTTYGRSSGFCVDPVEKKALNHFLPGSPVLSFGTSGCNLGCKFCQNWDISKAREYDVLAERAYPEDIARMAERLGCPSVAYTYNDPTIFHEYAIDTAIACHARGIKSIAVTAGYVCPEPRAEFYRHMDAANIDLKGFTDDFYHKVCYAHLQPVLDTLVYVKRETRVWLEITTLLIPGLNDSEAELEQMTQWVVENLGPDVPWHFTAFHPDWRMRDIPQTPAKTLSRARAIATKNGARYAFTGNVHDPAGQATYCHQCQALLIGRDWYEITAWRLTDDGKCKDCGTACAGRFAPSPGTWGSKRMPVSMSTAPGGPGDTNAPLYAWGSMVAQLQAQRSGRSQRRQPTDTTRRALERSLLYSEELGIGLAKRSDAEYFRWFLASLLFGARISETTAKNTYRSFIRNGLTNPQKILEAGWDFLVYPVMREGGYVRYDGRKSTQILRDCEMLIADYGGRLSRLHDTARDARDVEERLLAFYGVGPVTLNIFLRELRPFWTRADPAPLPTVERLAKRLSIDLNRYSRKSLVFARVEAGLIRRRREIAAA from the coding sequence ATGCAGGTCCAGGTCGAGCCCTATGTGGGCCAATGGCACGGCGCCGAATACCGCTACGTTAAACTCAGAGATTGCGAAGGCGGCGATGGGCGAGGTGATGTCATGGCAAAGTCCTTCGACTCCTATCCCGTTCAATACTGGCACAAGCTGGACGATGGGCGCATTCAGTGCGATCTGTGTCCTCGCTTCTGCAGATTGCACGAGGACCAGCGCGCCTTTTGCTTCGTGCGCGCGCGGCAGGGCGACCAGATGGTGCTGACGACCTATGGTCGCTCCAGCGGCTTCTGCGTCGACCCGGTCGAGAAAAAGGCGCTCAACCACTTCCTGCCGGGGTCGCCAGTGCTGTCATTCGGAACCAGCGGTTGCAATCTGGGCTGCAAGTTCTGCCAGAACTGGGACATCAGCAAGGCGCGCGAATACGACGTACTCGCCGAGCGCGCTTATCCCGAGGACATTGCGCGGATGGCGGAACGGCTCGGGTGTCCGAGCGTCGCCTACACTTACAATGATCCGACGATTTTCCACGAATACGCCATCGACACTGCAATTGCCTGTCATGCGCGCGGCATCAAGAGCATCGCGGTGACGGCCGGTTATGTCTGCCCGGAACCGCGGGCCGAGTTCTACCGCCACATGGATGCGGCCAATATTGACCTGAAGGGCTTCACCGACGATTTCTATCACAAGGTCTGCTACGCGCATCTGCAGCCGGTCCTGGATACGCTCGTCTATGTGAAGCGCGAGACGCGGGTCTGGCTTGAAATCACCACTCTGCTCATCCCCGGCCTGAATGATTCGGAGGCAGAGCTCGAACAGATGACGCAATGGGTGGTGGAAAATCTTGGTCCCGACGTGCCGTGGCATTTTACGGCCTTCCATCCGGATTGGCGGATGCGCGATATCCCGCAGACTCCGGCAAAAACGTTGTCTCGCGCTCGTGCCATCGCGACGAAGAACGGCGCTCGTTATGCCTTCACCGGCAATGTCCACGATCCAGCTGGTCAGGCCACCTACTGTCACCAGTGCCAGGCGCTGCTCATCGGCCGCGACTGGTACGAGATCACGGCCTGGCGCCTGACCGACGACGGCAAATGCAAAGATTGCGGCACAGCTTGCGCCGGCAGATTCGCTCCCTCGCCCGGCACCTGGGGATCGAAGCGCATGCCGGTCAGCATGAGCACGGCCCCCGGTGGGCCGGGCGACACGAACGCGCCGCTCTACGCGTGGGGTTCGATGGTCGCCCAATTGCAAGCTCAGCGGTCGGGCCGTTCGCAGCGCAGGCAGCCCACAGACACGACGCGGCGCGCATTGGAGCGCAGCCTGCTTTATTCCGAGGAACTCGGCATTGGTCTGGCCAAGCGGAGCGATGCCGAATATTTCCGCTGGTTTCTCGCCAGCCTGCTATTCGGGGCACGAATTTCCGAGACCACGGCGAAGAACACGTATCGGAGTTTCATTCGCAACGGCCTGACCAATCCGCAAAAAATTCTGGAGGCCGGTTGGGATTTCCTCGTCTATCCAGTGATGCGCGAGGGCGGTTATGTCCGCTATGATGGCCGCAAATCGACTCAGATTCTCCGCGACTGCGAGATGCTTATTGCCGACTACGGTGGCCGCCTGAGCCGGCTGCACGATACGGCACGCGATGCGCGCGATGTTGAGGAACGACTGCTCGCGTTCTACGGCGTTGGCCCGGTTACCTTGAACATCTTCCTGCGCGAGTTGCGGCCGTTCTGGACAAGAGCTGACCCCGCTCCGCTGCCGACGGTCGAACGACTGGCGAAACGTCTCTCGATTGATCTCAACCGTTACAGCCGGAAAAGCCTGGTGTTCGCCAGGGTGGAAGCCGGCCTCATTCGACGACGCCGTGAGATTGCAGCAGCATAG
- a CDS encoding CBS domain-containing protein, which produces MKVKDVMHKGTTCVEPSTPVREIAKRMRESDVGAIPVKADSQLVGIVTDRDITCRALADSGNLAEMTAKDVMTKDVVCCSLDDDIQIAIETMEAKQIRRLPVTDSHKTMVGMLSLGDISHKVSKELSGEMLRAVSGHHV; this is translated from the coding sequence ATGAAAGTCAAGGACGTCATGCACAAAGGTACAACCTGCGTCGAACCCAGCACGCCTGTGAGGGAAATCGCGAAACGCATGCGTGAAAGCGATGTCGGCGCGATCCCTGTCAAGGCAGACAGTCAGTTGGTGGGAATAGTCACCGATCGTGACATAACCTGCCGCGCACTCGCAGACAGCGGCAACCTGGCCGAGATGACTGCCAAGGACGTCATGACGAAGGACGTCGTATGCTGTTCACTGGATGACGACATCCAGATTGCGATCGAGACCATGGAAGCGAAACAAATCCGCCGCCTGCCCGTGACAGATAGCCACAAGACCATGGTCGGCATGCTCAGCCTCGGCGACATTTCGCACAAGGTCAGCAAAGAGCTTTCGGGTGAAATGTTGCGGGCGGTCTCCGGGCATCATGTCTAG
- a CDS encoding GYD domain-containing protein, which produces MPTFIMLTRLNPDAVRSPKGLEQLERDAMKRVREQCPDVEWLSSYAVLGPYDYLDVFKANDIESAARVSTLLRTFGHAQTEIWTATEWDRFKEIVRTLPGPG; this is translated from the coding sequence ATGCCCACCTTCATCATGCTGACGCGACTGAATCCCGATGCGGTGCGCTCGCCGAAAGGGCTTGAGCAACTCGAGCGCGATGCCATGAAGCGCGTTCGGGAGCAATGTCCCGACGTCGAGTGGCTGAGCAGCTATGCGGTGCTGGGGCCGTACGATTATCTCGATGTCTTCAAGGCCAACGACATCGAGAGCGCGGCCCGTGTTTCCACTCTCCTTCGGACATTCGGCCATGCCCAGACCGAAATCTGGACGGCGACGGAGTGGGACCGGTTCAAGGAAATTGTCCGCACGTTGCCCGGACCAGGCTGA
- a CDS encoding MBL fold metallo-hydrolase, which produces MHLAQDEARCASSGFLKLASSMKVKSYAGSLKLTFLGTRGEVEARSRRHRRHSSLLVQCDEARIMIDCGTDWLGRLDAVAPTAIVLTHAHPDHAAGLAEGAPCPVYATKVTWDLIRRFPIDGRRRLPLRRSIMIDGVRFKVFPVEHSVRAPAVGFRVSADDGCFFYVPDVAGIPDAAHALRSINVYIGDGATMKRSMVRRKRRTVIGHAPISSQLDWCEKGNVRRAIFTHCGSPIVRGDARKLNAMLRRIGRQHGVEARFACDGDRLSFADSGYRRW; this is translated from the coding sequence GTGCATCTCGCCCAGGACGAAGCCCGTTGTGCTTCGTCGGGGTTCCTCAAATTGGCTTCATCGATGAAGGTGAAATCATACGCTGGGTCACTCAAGTTGACGTTCCTCGGTACGCGCGGTGAAGTCGAGGCACGCTCTCGTCGGCATCGACGCCATAGCTCGCTGCTTGTTCAGTGCGACGAGGCGCGCATCATGATTGATTGCGGAACAGATTGGCTGGGCCGGCTTGACGCGGTCGCGCCGACGGCCATTGTGCTGACGCACGCTCATCCGGATCATGCTGCTGGCCTTGCCGAGGGCGCTCCTTGTCCGGTCTACGCGACCAAGGTCACATGGGATTTGATCCGTCGCTTCCCCATTGATGGTCGGCGCAGGCTGCCGCTGCGAAGGTCCATAATGATCGACGGAGTGCGATTCAAGGTATTTCCGGTCGAGCATTCAGTCCGAGCGCCGGCGGTCGGGTTTCGCGTATCGGCAGACGACGGGTGCTTCTTCTATGTGCCCGATGTTGCCGGGATTCCCGATGCGGCGCACGCACTTCGCAGCATCAACGTCTACATCGGCGATGGTGCGACGATGAAGCGATCGATGGTGCGCCGTAAGAGACGGACCGTAATCGGCCATGCGCCAATCTCCAGTCAACTCGATTGGTGTGAAAAGGGCAATGTTAGGCGTGCCATCTTCACCCATTGCGGATCGCCAATCGTGCGTGGCGACGCGCGTAAGCTAAATGCAATGCTCCGGCGGATTGGCCGCCAACATGGCGTCGAGGCGCGTTTTGCCTGCGATGGCGACAGGCTGTCGTTTGCCGACAGTGGATATCGCCGCTGGTAA
- a CDS encoding Fpg/Nei family DNA glycosylase, whose protein sequence is MPELPDVEGFKRVLSKNVLYKTIARVVVSDARILGKLSARTFASRLQNAKLVAARRHGKHLMANIDHGGWLTLHFGMTGALKFVQSCDDEPPFTRVRLDFASDGCLAYTNKRMIGRVGLVEDAADFIAAEKLGPDALDRRFDFDAFKTAVLGIRRDVKSVLMDQQILAGIGNIFSDEILFQARINPAERIDNLAPSELKRLFLEMREVLKTAIVRGAGSEQLVERMPKGSFLPERKKGGHCPRCRSLLKVFKVGGRTAYCCPQCQGC, encoded by the coding sequence ATGCCCGAATTGCCCGATGTCGAAGGCTTCAAACGTGTGCTCTCAAAGAACGTCCTGTATAAGACGATCGCTCGGGTCGTGGTGAGCGATGCGCGCATCCTGGGCAAACTCTCTGCCCGGACATTTGCCTCCCGCCTGCAAAACGCCAAGCTCGTTGCCGCTCGCCGCCACGGCAAGCACCTCATGGCGAATATCGATCATGGCGGTTGGCTGACCCTGCATTTCGGCATGACTGGTGCGCTCAAATTTGTCCAGAGCTGCGACGACGAACCGCCTTTTACTCGGGTGCGGCTCGATTTCGCCAGCGATGGCTGTCTTGCCTATACCAACAAGAGGATGATCGGACGCGTCGGATTGGTCGAGGACGCGGCCGATTTCATCGCGGCTGAAAAACTGGGACCGGATGCGCTCGACCGGCGCTTCGATTTCGATGCCTTCAAAACCGCCGTGCTCGGTATCAGACGCGATGTGAAATCGGTCTTGATGGATCAACAAATCCTCGCCGGGATCGGGAACATTTTTTCCGACGAGATCCTGTTTCAGGCGCGCATAAACCCAGCTGAGCGGATTGACAATCTTGCGCCAAGCGAGCTCAAGCGCCTGTTTCTGGAAATGCGCGAGGTCCTCAAGACGGCGATTGTCCGTGGCGCAGGCTCAGAACAGCTCGTCGAGCGAATGCCCAAGGGCTCCTTTCTGCCCGAGCGCAAAAAGGGAGGGCATTGCCCCCGCTGCCGATCCCTCCTGAAGGTCTTCAAAGTTGGCGGCCGCACTGCCTATTGCTGTCCACAGTGTCAGGGTTGCTGA
- a CDS encoding Mth938-like domain-containing protein: protein MPRPSKSLVNAERGYLSPRIATLAWGRIEVDGVGTFRDAKVFPGGARAWNWNETGTAHQPGIQPADVTELLDHGATTIVLSQGMLNRLRVCPQTLRLLADRRVRTHVLPTQEAVTLYNRLRDREPVAGLFHTTC from the coding sequence ATGCCAAGACCATCGAAATCACTGGTCAACGCCGAACGTGGGTATCTATCGCCGCGTATTGCCACGCTTGCTTGGGGACGGATCGAGGTCGATGGCGTTGGCACATTCAGGGATGCCAAGGTTTTCCCAGGCGGAGCGCGGGCTTGGAATTGGAACGAGACCGGAACCGCTCACCAACCAGGAATACAGCCCGCTGACGTCACTGAGCTGCTTGATCATGGCGCCACCACGATCGTGTTGTCGCAGGGCATGCTGAATCGACTTCGTGTATGCCCGCAAACCCTGCGACTGCTCGCGGACCGTCGCGTGCGTACACATGTGCTGCCAACCCAGGAAGCGGTCACGCTGTACAATCGGCTGCGCGATCGGGAGCCAGTGGCGGGATTATTTCACACCACGTGCTAG
- a CDS encoding DUF3775 domain-containing protein, protein MLKDLHVDQARFIALLANTARAQRDALLGNVAENDLDGVTPGRGERNPTVELGVEPLPADASKPAAALSEAIRSLSEPARRELFALMRIGQGHLAAKKWHQGLAEAEMLGDDAITAAIVDDPDLHDHVAKGLYEAKLAG, encoded by the coding sequence ATGCTCAAGGACCTGCACGTGGATCAGGCCCGCTTCATTGCGCTTCTCGCGAACACCGCGCGAGCGCAGCGCGACGCATTGCTCGGCAATGTGGCGGAGAATGATCTTGATGGTGTGACGCCCGGGCGAGGTGAACGCAACCCCACCGTTGAACTTGGAGTCGAACCGCTTCCGGCTGACGCTTCCAAGCCGGCAGCGGCTTTGTCCGAGGCAATCCGCTCGCTGTCCGAACCGGCGCGTCGTGAGCTCTTTGCGCTAATGCGGATCGGTCAGGGGCACCTCGCAGCCAAGAAGTGGCATCAGGGCTTGGCTGAAGCCGAGATGCTCGGCGACGACGCGATCACCGCGGCGATCGTCGACGATCCCGATCTGCACGATCATGTTGCGAAGGGGCTTTATGAGGCCAAGCTTGCCGGATGA
- a CDS encoding adenosylcobalamin-dependent ribonucleoside-diphosphate reductase, producing MNEPMADIFRHVWETKYRYARERTITDSWRRIARALAAVEPNDPAGWEARYFRILQDFKFLPGGRIQAGAGTARNVTLFNCFVMGPIEDSIPGIFKALQEGAVTMQQGGGIGLDFSTLRPRGTLAKGAGTVASGPVSFMQIWDAMCGTILSTGARRGAMMATLRCDHPDIEEFAAAKQKPGQLRRFNLSIQVTDAFMAAVRSDAEWPLVFPAAVFDGDGETVLREWPGNARAVPCRILRRVPARQLWDRILQATYDYSEPGVLFIDRINQLNNLWYRERITATNPCGEIPLPPYGACDLGSLNLTCFVRSPFMPDARIDFDGLTETAQIAVRLLDNVIDASRFPLPAQAENAYRSRRIGLGITGLADALVMLGLTYGSDRSISLAIDIMRCICHAAYRTSIALAKEKASFPYFERDKYLQGHFIRSLPQDIQEGISTYGIRNSHLIAIAPTGTISLLGGNVSSGLEPIFAASYNRKVLGENGTAKDFVLTNFALHQWRESSGRPKGLPVGFVTASELSARTHIAMQAALQPFVDNSISKTINVPSDYPLSEFKQIYDLAYDHGLKGCTIFRPNWITGAVLSEGAAGVEAPHCCVLEREAD from the coding sequence ATGAACGAACCTATGGCCGATATTTTCCGCCATGTCTGGGAGACCAAGTATCGGTACGCGCGCGAGCGCACGATCACCGACAGCTGGCGTCGGATTGCGCGTGCGCTCGCGGCTGTCGAGCCCAACGATCCCGCCGGCTGGGAAGCGCGGTATTTCCGCATCCTGCAAGACTTCAAGTTTCTACCCGGCGGCCGCATCCAGGCCGGTGCCGGAACGGCGCGAAACGTCACACTTTTCAATTGCTTCGTGATGGGACCGATCGAAGACTCGATCCCCGGCATCTTTAAAGCCTTGCAGGAGGGCGCCGTCACGATGCAGCAGGGTGGCGGCATAGGGCTGGATTTCTCAACCCTGCGGCCCCGTGGCACCCTGGCAAAGGGCGCCGGAACCGTTGCGTCCGGCCCAGTGTCTTTTATGCAGATCTGGGACGCCATGTGTGGGACCATCCTGTCAACTGGCGCCCGACGCGGCGCCATGATGGCGACCCTGCGGTGCGATCATCCCGACATTGAAGAGTTCGCTGCTGCCAAGCAAAAGCCGGGACAATTGCGCCGGTTCAACCTGTCGATCCAGGTGACGGATGCTTTCATGGCGGCGGTGCGCAGCGATGCCGAATGGCCATTGGTATTTCCGGCGGCGGTATTCGACGGAGACGGCGAGACGGTCTTGCGAGAATGGCCGGGCAACGCTCGGGCGGTGCCCTGCCGAATCCTTCGGCGTGTCCCTGCGCGACAGCTTTGGGATCGCATTCTGCAGGCTACCTATGATTATTCCGAACCCGGCGTGCTCTTCATCGACCGTATCAATCAGCTCAATAATCTCTGGTACCGCGAGCGGATCACTGCCACAAATCCTTGCGGTGAAATCCCGCTGCCCCCGTACGGGGCCTGCGATCTCGGCTCGTTGAATCTGACATGCTTTGTGCGATCGCCGTTCATGCCAGACGCACGCATCGATTTTGACGGCCTTACCGAGACCGCGCAGATCGCCGTGCGGCTGCTCGACAATGTCATCGACGCTTCGCGATTTCCACTTCCCGCACAGGCCGAGAATGCGTATCGCTCGCGGCGCATCGGCCTCGGCATCACCGGGCTCGCCGACGCCCTCGTCATGCTCGGCCTCACTTACGGCAGTGATCGCTCGATCTCTCTGGCCATCGACATCATGCGCTGTATTTGTCATGCGGCTTACCGCACGTCGATTGCGCTTGCGAAAGAAAAAGCCAGTTTCCCTTACTTCGAACGCGACAAGTATTTGCAAGGCCATTTCATCCGAAGCCTGCCACAGGATATCCAGGAAGGTATCTCCACATATGGCATCCGCAACAGTCATCTGATTGCGATTGCGCCGACCGGCACAATCAGCCTGCTCGGCGGCAACGTGTCCAGTGGTCTGGAGCCGATCTTCGCCGCCTCCTATAATCGCAAGGTGCTCGGCGAGAACGGAACGGCAAAAGACTTCGTGCTCACCAACTTTGCACTCCACCAATGGCGCGAGAGCAGCGGCCGGCCCAAAGGATTGCCCGTCGGGTTCGTCACCGCCTCGGAACTTTCCGCTCGCACTCACATCGCCATGCAGGCGGCACTGCAGCCATTCGTCGACAATTCGATTTCGAAGACCATCAACGTACCGTCAGATTATCCTCTCAGTGAGTTCAAGCAAATCTATGATCTGGCGTACGACCATGGTTTGAAGGGCTGCACCATTTTTCGCCCCAACTGGATCACAGGAGCAGTGCTGAGCGAAGGAGCGGCTGGCGTCGAGGCTCCGCACTGTTGCGTTCTCGAACGGGAAGCAGATTGA